A genomic region of Candidatus Margulisiibacteriota bacterium contains the following coding sequences:
- a CDS encoding YbaB/EbfC family nucleoid-associated protein encodes MFGNMGNMGDMMKQLGEMKKQMKELKKISVEVSSKDNEVTVVMTGEMKIKELKIAEGSDPRKIASVIKETVNKAFQEVTARSAGQFKGLNIPGLG; translated from the coding sequence ATGTTTGGTAATATGGGAAATATGGGCGATATGATGAAGCAGTTGGGTGAAATGAAAAAACAAATGAAGGAATTGAAAAAGATAAGTGTGGAAGTTTCTTCTAAAGACAATGAAGTAACTGTTGTTATGACTGGAGAGATGAAGATAAAAGAATTAAAAATAGCCGAAGGATCTGACCCTAGAAAAATAGCTAGTGTTATTAAAGAGACCGTCAATAAAGCTTTTCAAGAGGTAACTGCAAGATCAGCTGGACAGTTTAAGGGTTTAAATATTCCAGGACTAGGATAA